A single genomic interval of Trachemys scripta elegans isolate TJP31775 chromosome 3, CAS_Tse_1.0, whole genome shotgun sequence harbors:
- the SIX3 gene encoding homeobox protein SIX3: protein MVFRSPLELYPTHFFLPNFTTDPHHRSLLLASSSSSSSSSTGCSPGAGGGGGGSSRGPQEELSMFQLPTLNFSPEQVASVCETLEETGDIERLGRFLWSLPVAPGACEAINKHESILRARAVVAFHTGNFRDLYHILENHKFTKESHGKLQAMWLEAHYQEAEKLRGRPLGPVDKYRVRKKFPLPRTIWDGEQKTHCFKERTRSLLREWYLQDPYPNPSKKRELAQATGLTPTQVGNWFKNRRQRDRAAAAKNRLQHQAIGQSGMRSLAEPGCPTHNSAESPSTAASPTTSVSSLTERAETGTSILSVTSSDSECDV, encoded by the exons ATGGTTTTCAGGTCCCCTTTAGAGCTTTATCCCACCCATTTCTTCTTGCCAAACTTCACCACCGACCCGCATCACCGCTCCTTACTTCTcgccagtagcagcagcagcagcagcagcagcacgggCTGCAGCCCCGGTGCTGGCGGCGGTGGAGGAGGCAGCTCCAGGGGACCGCAAGAAGAGTTGTCAATGTTTCAGCTGCCCACACTCAACTTCTCCCCGGAACAAGTGGCCAGTGTCTGCGAGACGCTGGAGGAGACTGGAGACATCGAGCGGCTGGGGAGGTTCCTCTGGTCGCTGCCCGTGGCGCCAGGGGCATGCGAGGCCATCAACAAGCACGAGTCAATCCTCAGAGCCCGGGCGGTGGTGGCCTTCCACACCGGCAACTTCcgagacctctatcacatcctgGAGAACCACAAATTCACCAAGGAGTCCCATGGCAAGTTGCAGGCCATGTGGCTCGAAGCGCATTACCAGGAGGCCGAGAAGCTGAGGGGTCGCCCGCTAGGGCCGGTTGATAAATACAGGGTGAGAAAGAAGTTCCCGCTGCCCAGGACCATCTGGGATGGAGAGCAGAAGACGCACTGCTTCAAGGAGAGGACTCGCAGCCTCCTCAGGGAGTGGTACCTGCAAGACCCCTACCCCAACCCCAGCAAGAAAAGGGAACTGGCGCAGGCCACCGGCCTCACCCCCACGCAAGTAGGCAACTGGTTCAAAAACCGAAGGCAAAGAGACAGAGCAGCCGCTGCTAAAAACAG GCTCCAGCACCAGGCGATAGGACAGAGCGGCATGCGGTCGCTGGCAGAGCCCGGCTGCCCTACACATAACTCGGCCGAGTCTCCGTCCACGGCGGCCAGTCCTACCACCAGCGTCTCCAGTTTGACAGAAAGAGCCGAGACGGGGACCTCCATCCTCTCGGTAACCTCCAGCGACTCGGAATGTGATGTATGA